A segment of the Eleutherodactylus coqui strain aEleCoq1 chromosome 6, aEleCoq1.hap1, whole genome shotgun sequence genome:
caaagcctggatttccccagacttctcttctccaccagcggtcagcagcgatacctaaacaatacgtaggctgcacccgcggatggaagcattgttctctatcaccatcaaaaacgtggaccttttagcttcatcaatctgtgtataatatttctcctcctcctcctgctcctcctcctgaaacctcacataatcacgccgaacaggcaatttttcttaggcccacaaggctcactcatataatttttgtaaacaatttttatacgtttcaatgctcattaaagcgttgaaactttcacctgaaccaatttttattttaactgggctgcctcctggcctagttaccaattaagccacattaaccaaagcgattaatgggtttcacctgccctcttggttgggcatgggcaatttttctgaggtacattagtactgttggtacaccaattttttggggccctcgcctacagtgtaatcaaattaatttttagcccacctgcattacagctgacgttacatcagctgtgttgggcactgcaatgggatatttttatgtaccaccggtgggttccagggagccacccatgccgtgggtccacacggagttgtaactacatgtgtccacttctaaagaaccccagtctgactggggcatgcagtgtgggcggaagcccacctgcatttaatctgacgttagctctgctgtccagggcactgcaatgggatacatttatgtacagcgggtgggttccagggagccacccatgctttgggtgcacacggaattcccattgcggagttgtacctgcctgtgactatttataaaaaagaaGCCGTctgcctggggcatgcagacaccttgacagaatgaatagtgtgtggcacataggttccccattgctgtgcccacgtgtgcagctcctgatggcggtggcacaggattatatttctcattgcttctgtacagcattgtgggctatcgccccgccccttttaaagagggtcgctgcctagccgtgccaaccctctgcagtgtgtgcctgcggttcctcctcatggcagacgcacttataaatagacatgagggtggtgtggcatgagggcagctgaaggctgggcagggacactttggtgtgcgctgtggacactgcgttgtgcagggggggggggggtgtgagggggtttggcagcatgtaacccaggagaagtggcagcggagtgtcatgcaggcagtgattgtgctttgttggaggtagtgtggtgcttagctaaggtatgcattgctaatgagggcttttcagaagtaaaagttgttgggaggggggggcccactcttgccgctattgtggcttaatagtgggacctgggaacttgagatgcagcccaacatgtagcccctcgcctgccctatccgttgctgtgtcgttcccatcactttcttgaattgcccagattttcacaaatgttctgcggtgctcctgcaggctgtcgctccctcctggttcccggcagagcattgctttctctacgaagggctttaaatccccgcctccagaaacacacgtgccttcagccaatcacagccaatgacaatgatgtcattgaatggctgtgattggctatgtttctggaggcggggatttcaagccctgcgtccagaaagcaatgctctgccgggaaccaggagggagcgacagcctgcaggagcggcgcagaacgtcagaagtagtaagtaatgatttttattctttgctccactgtattgccggcgtataaggtgacagttgggaggtcgtcttatacgccccgtcgccttatacgccggtatatatttttattgtaacacatttctggatgaattgcagggaagggcttatatatttaagcccttcccgacaattcatcatgcgatcgccggcagcccattgctttcagtggaacctgctgtattgctggctccattgaactcaatgggcaaacatcgttcttctctgccacagctgttacagctatggcagaggagaacaatctttacgctgacagtgcgggggcgggggccactcttgccgctattgtggcttaatagtgggacctgggaacttgagatgcagcccaacatgtagcccctcgcctgccctatccattgctgtgtcgttcccatcactttcttgaattgcccagattttcacacatgaaaaccttagtgagcatcggcgatatacaaaaatgctcgggtcgcccattgacttcaatggggttcgttactcgaaacgaaccctcgagcattgcgaaaatttcgtcccgagtaacgagcacccgagcattttggtgctcgctcatctctaatcatctctaatcacaaccatttttgagttttttttaggTTGAGTTAACCCCCAGTAGGTTTGCTGCAGACTTTCGGCTGGGGATGCAAGCTGCTGTTTcgcagcaatgtacagtacaatgcaagtgaatgaggctttaacaaaccccattcactcgGTGCAGAGGAAATCAGCAGTGGAGGAAAGTCATACTACAGATTTTCCAATCCAACGCTGCTCTATTTATTGCTCAAATACTGCAGATTTCATCCCAGAATTCATTCACTGCAATGCAATACTTTCACCGCTGCTGCTTATTTCAGTGTTGTGTGCCAAGAGAATTATGTAACTTTACTGTagctaaattgatacatttattgatgaaatattgatttttctttttttttctagaggaaaAATATTTCTGTATGTTTCTCGCCTGTGATGGCTGCATGAAGATATCCGACAAGGTAATATTACAGAATATCcaccatatatacatatagggacttatacaccgcactgtataacctGGTGACATAATAGTCCTTATCAGATGTAACAATGAGATTTACCCATCCAGAGTAGTTATTATATCCTTTACTTGTTAGTAGTCGCAGCCTCTAActgtcctcctcctcccaccagtacctcctggcgatggtcctcgtgtacttcaggagagccggactGCATACCGAGGAATATAGAAAGAACTTCTTCCCAGCTCTGTAAGTTGCTTTTATTATACCAGATCTGTAAATATAAAATAGAATACTAAAACAAGTAACAGGAGAGTCCGAGTGAAATCCGGGGAAGATTCCAGGATCCGGTAACATTACTAACACTAGTGTTCATTAGTCTTCCTCTTTTCTCCAGGTCTCTCCTTCTTATATAAGTAATCCGCTCTACACAGTTCTGACCCGTTCTATCatattgtttaatttttttcccgcaaggttcttagccaatcagatggAAGAGGAACTCCCGTTTCGGTGGCAGATCTACCCCTGGGCCCTAGGAAACACCTGGATGGAGAATACAGAAGTACTCTTCCAGCACCGGGACCAGCTGCTCCGCCGGATGGGATTTAGAGCTTGGGTGGACCGAACCACCTGTGATCTGGTTAGTAGAAATCATATAAAATACTCCGGTCTTTGATGAAGAGTCACTGGTGTTAAGGATATTCATACACTGTTTaattctaggtcatggcagaagcccCTTCCCATTGGGCATGGACAAGAGAGCGGCAGCCGGATCACAGCTTGGCTATTCCAATATTCAGGATGGACGAGGAAGATTTCATCATCAGCCACAAATGGTTCCAACATCCAGACTGCATCCTCTGTAAGACCCTCCGCCGGTATCCATCGATGAGAAAATTCTGCCAAGCAGAGGAGGATCCCGACAACAACCTTGACGGATGAAGACCAGTATCCTTATTATAGTCACACACATACACTGTTTATACATTTATGGCTCATACTCATACATGTACACATACTGTATAGCCATAAACACATTCAATAAACATCATTACACactgtagatagtcacatgcaCTCACCGTAGATAGTCACATGCACTCACCGTAGATAGTCACACACTTCACCTTGCACACCTGTTATAGTGTTACCTCCCTTAGGTTGCCcggaggaagggcagtacagcagccctggtttccctgcaggtttcccccactggggttttttcctgccctgcgtgttgctgtaccctctttgtgagtgatgggaggtaacaaccaaaccacatagaataaaaataaatgttacattatttatctTACTACCCTTGGTCTGagtcatttttttatatttctttgtgATAGTAAAATTTAATTTACAGGCGTCCAGTGTAATAATACCCACATATAGCCTGGATGTGCCGTCAGTATGTGATCAGTGCTGTAAGACCTGGGATGCTCACTGATCATGAGTATGAAGGGGCTGCTGTATTTGGCAGGTCACAACGGTCCTCTCATTGTCACCAAAAAGTGAATATGAGAGTAAAGCCCTActtgcatgcaacgattattgctctaaattagttcaaacaatggcatatgagcgataatcgttgcatgtaaatgctaccatcatgcacttttcatctgaatgtTGATGTTTagatgagcttaaaatccatccttcagaccAAACGCTGTGTTCATCACAggagctggagattacattgtatttttcCAGCAGCCCCTGCAAGGACAATGGCGCTGATTTCAGAACTAAGACCACCTGCTGTGCTCTGCAATAACATgctaatgaagatgataaagtactaatgggcattggtGACCATTAGCACTTTAGgcaaaacgattgctaaaactgtcaatctttcaagcaTTTGGTATCACAATGAACATGCACAAAGTCATCCAGGAAAAAACACGTTAGATGTataattgttagagatgagcgagcaccaaaatgctcgggtgctcgttgctcgagtcgagcttttcgtaatgctcaagagtttgtttcaagtaacgaaccccattgaagttaatgggcgacttgagcatcagaaagtcatggaagcaccacagaaacggatagggaagggcaggggcagcatgcatggctgcatctgaggctcagaggtcccactattaggccaaaatggtggcaagagtctggcgtcacccccctaacaatttacttgggacaaaccctcattagcaaggacaCGCGCTGCCACAcctaagctaagcaccacactacctgcaaccaaggacaatcacggcctgcgggtgacactgctgcctcttctcctgggttacatgcttgcattgctgtccaaccccctgcacgaccctgcatccacagcgcacacaaaagttgccctgtgcagcgttcagctgccctcaggccacacactcgcttcatagccacaccaccctcatgtcaatttataagtgcgtactggatgaggaggaggaaccggaggcacacactgcagagggttggcagggccaggcagcgaccctctttgaaagtgtgggcgatagcccataatgctgttgagaattgatgataaattcatgtacgatcatcattccaatcccgtgccacctccgtcacaaaattgtcaggagccgcaaacgtgggtataaaggggactcaggtgccagcacttctacacatctccacaatgcagcaatactctgtgtgggaagcacatgagcgggcccagggtcaggctcggtcccagactccatcttgtgtgacccaaggtgccacaagttacattgcaatgggaaatccatgtgtccccacacaattcattctgtgtaggtgtcagatagctcaacaccgcaatgggaagtctttgagttccttgggctcgcctatggcagagtttcaccccgccaaggacctcggcccacatttctaccctagtcagtcagtgtatttgtgccagacaggtaaaacaccgctatgggaagtctttgtgcacccacagcgtaggcgagcataaggaacttaaagatggtattacacataaagaaatcagagtgcccaaacatggcagtttcaccctgccaaggatctTGGCCTCGACTTACACCCTCATTAATCATGGGTATAAAGCGGATTCGGATGCTTGTGCAGCTGTAAACGttccattaatgcagtaacgctccttttgtttggtccaaaccagtgtctcagataactgtggtaacacgagagaaaatacatgttgcccagtgctgatcccctgaccccaagcaggaggaggaggtggcataataaggctgagaaaccatgactgaggtaggacctgcaatgctCTGtctgggaagcacatgagcaggccatgggtcaggctcggtcccagcctgcaccttgtgtgacccaaggtgccatgagttaaatagctatgggaaatccatgggtccccacacacttcattctgtataggtgtcagatagctcaacaccgcaatgggaagtctttgagtttcttgggctcgcctatgctgtgggtgcacaaagatggtattacacaggaagaaatcaaagcgcccaaacatggcccaagtcagtcagtgtatttgtgccagataggtaaaacaccgcgatgggaagtctttgcgcacccatagcataggcagaccccagtaacatttctgtagcaaaagtataggcagacccctgtaacatttctgtagcaagtgtataggcgaacccctcaaacctttcagtagcaagagtataggtgaacccctgaaacatttctgtagcaagagtataggcgaaccagtCAAACTTTCCTGCAGTAAGTGTAtcggtggacccctgtaacatttctgtagcaagagtataggcgaaccactcaagcATTTCAGTAGCacgtgtataggcagacccctgtaacattcctgtagtaagtgtataggctgacccctgtaacatttc
Coding sequences within it:
- the LOC136571858 gene encoding speedy protein 1-B-like translates to MAKHPTRRDDMTSRIMDAVVGILRTLFRRGDRGQKRKRDPSPCKEAPQKRRRDDRAQPQEEMAAFFRVLEEKYFCMFLACDGCMKISDKYLLAMVLVYFRRAGLHTEEYRKNFFPALFLANQMEEELPFRWQIYPWALGNTWMENTEVLFQHRDQLLRRMGFRAWVDRTTCDLVMAEAPSHWAWTRERQPDHSLAIPIFRMDEEDFIISHKWFQHPDCILCKTLRRYPSMRKFCQAEEDPDNNLDG